A genomic window from Quercus lobata isolate SW786 chromosome 10, ValleyOak3.0 Primary Assembly, whole genome shotgun sequence includes:
- the LOC115964726 gene encoding NADP-dependent alkenal double bond reductase P2-like, producing the protein MTAYVGFYELCSPKKGEYVFVSSAFGAVGQLVGQLAKLMGCYVVGSAGSKEKVDILKSKFGFDEAFNYKEEHDLDAALKRCFPEGIDRIFKKKITIKPKLYHRTRQRFKLISYKEIIIKCDKI; encoded by the exons ATGACTGCTTATGTTGGTTTCTATGAACTTTGCTCAccaaagaaaggagaatatgtTTTTGTCTCATCAGCATTTGGTGCAGTTGGCCAACTAGTTGGGCAATTGGCCAAATTGATGGGTTGTTATGTTGTTGGAAGTGCTGGAAGCAAAGAAAAG GTTGATATACTAAAGAGCAAGTTTGGATTCGATGAGGCTTTCAATTATAAGGAAGAGCATGACTTGGATGCAGCTCTAAAAAG GTGTTTTCCTGAAGGCATTGAcaggatttttaaaaaaaaaataactataaaacccAAACTATATCATAGAACAAGGCAACGTTTCAAACTTATTTCatataaagaaattattataaagtgTGACAAAATATAG